The Phycisphaeraceae bacterium genome window below encodes:
- the pyrF gene encoding orotidine-5'-phosphate decarboxylase: protein MASFADRLMLAVERTGSPVCVGLDPVLERLPVRADDPIDAVRTFCMGVLDGVAGVAAAVKPQSACFERYGWRGVRLLEEVLAGARERGLLTINDAKRGDIAISATHYAEALLGAGSHADALTVNGYLGADTLSPFVEVAAREGAGLFVLVRTSNPGSDEVQGERLVSGGTVAEHLARMVDRLGAEHVSSASGLSLLGAVVGATKVEDAEALRGLMPRQVFLLPGYGAQGGDASSLRRYATVEGRGVLVTASRSVIYAGEGADWVAGVHGAAERMRDEVGAALG, encoded by the coding sequence ATGGCGTCGTTTGCTGATCGGTTGATGTTGGCTGTGGAGCGCACGGGGTCGCCGGTGTGTGTGGGTCTGGATCCGGTGCTCGAGAGGCTACCGGTGCGAGCGGATGATCCGATCGACGCGGTGCGCACGTTCTGTATGGGGGTGCTTGACGGGGTGGCGGGTGTGGCGGCGGCGGTGAAACCGCAGTCGGCGTGTTTTGAGCGTTATGGCTGGCGGGGTGTGCGGTTGCTGGAGGAGGTGCTGGCTGGGGCGCGGGAGCGGGGGTTGCTCACGATCAACGATGCGAAGCGTGGTGACATCGCGATCTCGGCGACGCATTACGCGGAGGCGCTGCTGGGGGCGGGGTCCCATGCTGATGCGCTGACGGTGAACGGTTATCTGGGGGCGGATACGTTGTCGCCTTTTGTCGAGGTGGCGGCGCGAGAGGGGGCAGGGCTGTTTGTGCTGGTGCGGACGTCGAATCCGGGGTCGGATGAGGTTCAGGGGGAGCGTTTGGTGTCGGGGGGGACGGTCGCTGAGCACCTGGCGCGGATGGTGGATCGGTTGGGGGCGGAGCATGTGAGTTCAGCCAGTGGGCTGAGTCTGTTGGGAGCGGTGGTGGGTGCGACGAAGGTGGAGGATGCGGAGGCGCTGCGCGGGCTGATGCCGCGGCAGGTGTTTTTGCTGCCTGGGTATGGGGCGCAGGGTGGGGATGCGTCGTCACTTCGGCGGTATGCGACGGTGGAGGGGCGCGGGGTGCTGGTGACGGCGAGTCGTTCGGTGATCTATGCGGGAGAGGGGGCGGACTGGGTGGCGGGGGTGCATGGGGCGGCGGAGCGGATGCGTGACGAGGTGGGGGCGGCGCTGGGGTAG
- the argB gene encoding acetylglutamate kinase, translated as MDQAIRKAEALVEAHQYIRDFKDKIVVIKVGGSIMDEPETLNRLLDDVSFMWTVGMRPILVHGGGKGITEAMRAAGLEAQFVQGRRYTDERTLAIAEHVLVEQINRLMVERLRHDRAPGMGLHSLSSCVVFAERLMLEAEGGRKIDIGLVGQVTHVNDELLRALIEGDYIPVIAPIARDRAGGKLNINADSVAGYVAAATKAEKLVLVSDTHGIRRSENPDDLATHLSRSEIEGLIESGVISAGMLPKVEASLVALEGGVRKAHIIDGRIPHALLLEVYTDRGIGTEIVLEEAVPQP; from the coding sequence TTGGACCAAGCCATCCGAAAAGCCGAAGCACTGGTCGAAGCCCACCAGTACATCCGCGACTTCAAAGACAAGATCGTTGTCATCAAAGTTGGCGGGTCGATCATGGACGAGCCCGAGACCCTCAACCGCCTGCTCGACGATGTCAGCTTCATGTGGACCGTCGGCATGCGCCCCATCCTCGTCCACGGCGGGGGCAAGGGCATTACCGAGGCCATGCGCGCCGCTGGACTCGAAGCCCAGTTCGTCCAGGGACGCCGATACACCGATGAACGAACCCTCGCCATCGCCGAGCACGTCCTCGTCGAGCAGATCAACCGGCTCATGGTCGAACGCCTCCGCCACGATCGCGCCCCCGGGATGGGGCTCCACAGCCTCTCGAGCTGCGTGGTCTTTGCCGAACGCCTGATGCTCGAAGCCGAGGGCGGGCGAAAAATCGACATCGGCCTTGTCGGTCAGGTCACCCATGTCAACGATGAGCTGCTTAGAGCCCTTATCGAGGGCGACTACATCCCCGTCATCGCGCCCATCGCTCGCGACCGGGCGGGCGGCAAACTCAACATCAACGCCGACTCCGTCGCAGGCTACGTCGCCGCCGCCACCAAAGCCGAGAAGCTCGTTCTCGTCTCCGACACCCACGGCATCCGCCGCTCGGAGAACCCCGACGACCTCGCCACCCACCTCTCTCGATCAGAGATCGAAGGGCTGATCGAGTCAGGCGTCATCAGCGCGGGCATGCTCCCGAAGGTCGAAGCCAGCCTCGTGGCTCTCGAAGGCGGGGTCCGCAAGGCCCACATCATCGATGGCCGCATCCCCCACGCCCTCTTACTCGAGGTCTACACCGACCGCGGCATCGGCACCGAGATTGTCCTCGAAGAAGCAGTACCCCAGCCATGA
- a CDS encoding iron ABC transporter permease — MAEHPVRAWLLLGLALVVACAARLLIGSSMLGLPEQAAILTARLDIIAVGAVVGAALGLSGVGLQVLLRNPLAEPYILGLASGAALGVLVQGLAETRLGFVVTHRAVAAAAGASGAMALVLLAGRRRGVLDPLTLLLVGVVVSTICGALLMLLNHLVGPGPVRDDLARWVMGYLDPWADRLTVAVLAGVTGLCGVRLWWGASRLDIATLSESEARSLGVGLSGLRVELFLMSAVLAGLAVTLAGPVAFVGLVAPHLARLLVGYGHAGLVPAAAVLGVTLILLADTLSSGLALAGLSFGQGLGALPIGIFTALLGGPLFIVLLRREGSTPGGQL, encoded by the coding sequence ATGGCTGAGCATCCGGTGCGGGCGTGGCTGCTGCTTGGGTTGGCTTTGGTGGTGGCTTGTGCGGCGAGGTTGTTAATTGGGTCGTCGATGCTGGGTTTGCCTGAGCAGGCGGCGATTCTGACGGCGCGGCTGGACATCATTGCGGTGGGCGCGGTGGTGGGGGCGGCGCTGGGTCTGAGTGGGGTGGGTTTGCAGGTGTTGCTGCGGAATCCGTTGGCGGAGCCTTACATTCTGGGGTTGGCGTCGGGGGCTGCGTTAGGTGTGTTGGTGCAGGGGTTGGCGGAGACGCGGCTGGGCTTTGTGGTGACGCATCGGGCGGTGGCGGCTGCGGCTGGGGCGTCGGGTGCGATGGCGCTGGTGCTGCTGGCGGGTCGGCGTCGGGGTGTGCTGGATCCGTTGACGTTGCTGCTGGTGGGTGTGGTGGTATCGACGATCTGCGGGGCGTTGCTGATGTTGCTGAATCATCTGGTGGGTCCGGGGCCGGTGCGTGATGACCTGGCGCGGTGGGTGATGGGTTACCTGGATCCGTGGGCGGATCGGTTGACGGTGGCAGTGCTGGCGGGTGTGACGGGGTTGTGCGGCGTGCGTTTGTGGTGGGGGGCGTCGCGGCTGGATATCGCGACGCTGAGTGAATCGGAGGCGCGGTCGCTGGGGGTAGGGTTGAGTGGGTTGCGGGTGGAGTTGTTTTTGATGTCGGCGGTGCTGGCGGGTCTTGCGGTGACGCTGGCGGGTCCGGTGGCGTTTGTGGGGTTGGTGGCCCCGCATCTGGCGCGGCTGCTGGTGGGTTATGGTCATGCGGGTCTGGTGCCGGCGGCGGCGGTGCTGGGGGTGACGCTTATTTTGTTGGCGGATACGTTGAGTTCCGGTTTGGCGTTGGCGGGGCTGAGTTTTGGTCAGGGTTTGGGGGCGCTTCCGATCGGGATATTCACGGCGTTGTTGGGCGGTCCGTTGTTTATCGTATTGCTGAGGCGTGAGGGTTCGACGCCTGGAGGGCAGCTTTGA
- a CDS encoding IMP cyclohydrolase, producing the protein MIDLIKVNSALLSVSDKTDLVPFAHQLVKHGVKLISTGGTAKALKEAGLAVRLVEELTGFPEMMGGRVKTLHPNVHGGLLALRDQPDHTQAMQEHHIEPIDMVVINLYPFEKTIQQPDCSRIQGIEQIDIGGPSMIRSAAKNHPFVVCISNRKQYDPVSNQLDEHDGATTLALRQELAAAAFKRTSEYDKTIATWLAG; encoded by the coding sequence ATGATCGACCTCATCAAGGTCAACAGCGCCCTGCTCTCGGTCTCCGACAAAACCGACCTGGTCCCCTTCGCCCACCAGCTCGTCAAACACGGCGTCAAACTCATCTCCACAGGCGGAACCGCCAAAGCCCTCAAAGAAGCCGGACTCGCCGTCCGACTCGTCGAGGAACTCACCGGCTTCCCCGAAATGATGGGCGGACGCGTTAAAACCCTCCACCCCAACGTCCATGGCGGACTCCTTGCCCTCCGCGATCAACCCGATCACACCCAAGCCATGCAAGAGCACCACATCGAACCCATCGACATGGTCGTCATCAACCTCTACCCCTTCGAAAAAACCATCCAGCAACCCGACTGCTCACGCATCCAAGGCATCGAGCAGATCGACATAGGCGGGCCCTCCATGATCCGCAGCGCCGCCAAAAACCACCCCTTCGTCGTCTGCATCTCCAACCGAAAACAGTACGACCCCGTCAGCAACCAACTCGACGAACACGATGGCGCGACCACCCTCGCCCTCCGACAGGAACTCGCCGCCGCCGCCTTCAAACGAACCTCCGAATACGACAAAACCATCGCCACTTGGCTCGCCGGCTGA
- a CDS encoding low molecular weight protein arginine phosphatase, with protein MPEANPRVKTLLLVCTGNTCRSPMAEALAKDLLARKHKVEVERLDDAGLRVISAGIMTAGGSPASDEAVDAMSLRGLDLSGHVSRALTPELVRDADLILTMTRGHLEGLLTIAPEVRDRAGLLDPEGDIDDPIGREAMVYQGVADRMENLLKRVLDRYSF; from the coding sequence ATGCCCGAGGCGAATCCACGAGTGAAGACGCTGTTGCTGGTGTGCACGGGGAACACGTGCCGGTCGCCGATGGCGGAGGCGTTGGCGAAGGATTTGTTGGCGCGGAAGCATAAGGTGGAGGTGGAGCGGCTGGATGATGCGGGGTTGCGGGTGATTTCGGCGGGGATCATGACGGCTGGGGGTTCGCCGGCGAGTGATGAGGCGGTGGATGCTATGTCGTTGCGTGGTCTGGACTTATCTGGCCATGTGTCGCGGGCGTTGACGCCTGAGCTGGTGCGGGATGCGGACCTGATTCTGACGATGACGCGGGGGCATCTGGAGGGATTGCTGACGATTGCGCCGGAAGTCCGTGACAGGGCTGGACTTCTGGATCCTGAGGGGGACATTGATGATCCAATCGGGCGGGAGGCGATGGTGTATCAGGGGGTGGCGGATCGGATGGAAAACCTGCTCAAACGGGTGCTGGATCGGTACAGTTTCTGA
- a CDS encoding ABC transporter substrate-binding protein → MLLTLLFGGDVWGQEQRIASLAPALSRMIVDLGAGDRLVAVSEYDTASPEGLPVLGSMAAIDRERLIASRPTDLVHMGLMGGQAERLSGIAERLGCRVHGFAYPNRVEEVMDLLAPSPLPVGASEAVEERVTVGGVLGLETEAAALRAELEGRLERVRSAVAGLERRRVLLVFGVEPVAASGPGTVLDQMLVMAGGRNALGERGATYQALDFELLHTTSPEVVFLLLPGASALTEDDARLVPWVRAETPAGRDGAVYLFAQREVLLPSTGLVGVVEEMARVLHPEAFEAGVADEGAPDG, encoded by the coding sequence GTGCTGCTCACTCTTCTTTTCGGAGGCGATGTATGGGGGCAGGAGCAGCGGATTGCGAGTCTGGCTCCGGCGCTGAGTCGGATGATTGTTGATCTGGGTGCGGGGGATCGGCTGGTGGCGGTGTCGGAGTATGACACGGCTTCGCCGGAGGGCTTGCCGGTGCTGGGGAGCATGGCGGCGATTGATCGGGAGCGGTTGATCGCGTCGCGGCCGACGGACCTGGTGCACATGGGGTTGATGGGTGGCCAGGCGGAGCGGCTGTCGGGGATCGCGGAACGGCTGGGCTGCCGGGTTCATGGTTTTGCTTATCCGAATCGGGTTGAGGAAGTGATGGACCTGCTGGCTCCTTCCCCGCTTCCAGTGGGGGCGTCTGAGGCGGTAGAGGAGCGTGTGACGGTTGGTGGGGTGCTCGGTCTTGAGACGGAGGCGGCGGCGCTGCGGGCAGAGCTTGAGGGGCGGCTGGAGCGGGTGCGTTCGGCGGTGGCGGGGCTTGAGCGTCGGCGAGTGTTGCTGGTGTTTGGGGTCGAGCCGGTGGCGGCGTCGGGTCCGGGGACGGTGCTGGATCAGATGTTGGTGATGGCGGGCGGGCGGAATGCGTTGGGTGAGCGGGGGGCGACTTATCAGGCGCTGGATTTTGAGTTGTTGCACACGACGTCGCCGGAGGTGGTGTTTCTGTTGCTGCCGGGGGCTTCGGCGTTGACGGAGGACGATGCGCGGTTGGTGCCGTGGGTGCGTGCGGAGACGCCAGCGGGTCGGGATGGGGCGGTGTATCTGTTTGCGCAGCGGGAGGTGTTGCTGCCCTCGACGGGGTTGGTGGGTGTGGTGGAGGAGATGGCGCGGGTGTTGCACCCGGAGGCGTTTGAGGCGGGTGTGGCGGATGAGGGGGCACCTGATGGCTGA
- a CDS encoding PQQ-binding-like beta-propeller repeat protein has product MRVATFPTLLVFLLALSLPGLTGCASTKPLPNAPQRVGLVVEPADAAALGFSVNWAQHLSVPDSNDIVETALLDDLMLVVEHPGNIVNAIEIDSGKVRWRSAVGVGDGRLFKPMAFEDRILINSVKSLYIVSADSGNVIDRVELAHVVQTQPTLHNELALFGAVNGRIFAHQIRSGFPKWEYGMSASISAPIAVQGDQLAVADDNGTSALLDVDTGAVNWRRKSYDRISTQPLLTENFAGFGSHDRSFYCLDRSTGDDLWIFRSERALLRPAAFLGNNVYLPVDGRGLFCIDPSTGESNWLFDRVATPLGIHDNRLLAYTRTALLQIDVRTGAVVAEAPTRRLAAVVQLPDNALVLVSPTGRVLRINPQN; this is encoded by the coding sequence ATGCGTGTTGCGACTTTCCCCACCCTGCTGGTGTTCCTACTCGCCCTCTCACTCCCCGGCCTCACCGGTTGTGCGAGCACCAAACCACTCCCCAACGCGCCCCAACGCGTCGGACTCGTCGTCGAACCCGCCGACGCCGCCGCTCTCGGCTTCAGCGTCAACTGGGCTCAGCACCTCAGCGTCCCCGACTCAAACGACATCGTTGAAACCGCCCTTCTCGACGACCTCATGCTCGTCGTCGAGCACCCCGGCAACATTGTCAACGCCATCGAAATCGATTCCGGCAAAGTCCGATGGCGCAGCGCCGTCGGCGTAGGCGACGGACGACTCTTCAAGCCCATGGCATTCGAAGATCGCATCCTCATCAACTCCGTCAAAAGCCTCTATATCGTCTCCGCCGACTCCGGCAACGTCATCGACCGAGTTGAACTCGCCCACGTTGTCCAGACCCAACCCACCCTCCACAACGAACTCGCCCTCTTCGGTGCCGTCAACGGTAGGATCTTCGCCCACCAGATCCGCTCCGGATTTCCCAAGTGGGAATACGGCATGAGTGCATCGATCTCCGCTCCCATCGCCGTGCAAGGCGATCAACTCGCCGTCGCCGACGACAACGGCACCTCCGCACTCCTCGACGTCGACACCGGTGCCGTCAACTGGCGACGAAAATCCTACGACCGCATCTCCACCCAACCCCTCCTCACCGAAAACTTCGCCGGCTTCGGCTCGCACGACCGCTCCTTCTACTGCCTCGACCGCTCCACAGGCGACGACCTCTGGATCTTCCGCAGCGAACGTGCCCTCCTCCGACCCGCTGCCTTCCTGGGCAACAACGTCTATCTCCCCGTCGATGGCCGCGGACTCTTCTGCATCGACCCCAGCACCGGCGAGAGCAACTGGCTCTTCGACCGCGTCGCCACACCCCTCGGCATCCACGACAACCGCCTCCTCGCCTACACCCGGACCGCTCTCCTGCAAATCGATGTCCGAACCGGTGCCGTCGTCGCCGAAGCTCCCACCCGCCGACTCGCCGCCGTCGTCCAACTCCCGGACAACGCACTCGTCCTGGTCTCACCCACCGGCCGCGTCCTCCGCATCAACCCACAAAACTAA
- the argF gene encoding ornithine carbamoyltransferase, protein MKHFLSIAETSADRIKTMLAKARDLRGKRGVATGLPMANLTMALLFQKPSLRTRVSFEQAVIDLGGHPAVLGQHEVGLGNREPVGDVARVLGGMVDLIGARVFKHEDLEAMADSSGVSVVNMLSDLAHPAQALADALTIIDEFGDNPAGRSVAYVGDGNNVARSLAAVCAKLGMTFRLAAPSGYGFDEAFVVQLAADGLKPLLTEDPAEAVRGVDVVYTDTFTSMGQEEEKEARKKIFYGYQVNGGLLAHAADHAIVLHCMPAYRGEEITAEVFDGPRSRAIPQAHNRLHAQKGMLAELLC, encoded by the coding sequence ATGAAACACTTTCTTTCTATAGCCGAAACCTCCGCCGACCGGATCAAGACGATGCTCGCCAAAGCCCGCGATCTGCGTGGCAAGCGAGGCGTTGCCACCGGCCTGCCCATGGCCAACCTCACCATGGCTTTGCTCTTCCAGAAGCCGAGTCTGCGTACCCGCGTCAGCTTTGAGCAGGCCGTCATCGACCTTGGCGGGCACCCCGCTGTGCTCGGACAGCACGAAGTCGGGCTCGGCAACCGCGAGCCGGTGGGAGATGTCGCCCGGGTGCTGGGCGGGATGGTCGATCTCATTGGCGCACGGGTTTTCAAGCACGAAGACCTCGAAGCCATGGCCGATTCCTCGGGCGTTTCGGTCGTCAACATGCTCTCGGACCTCGCTCACCCCGCTCAGGCCCTCGCTGACGCACTGACCATCATCGACGAGTTCGGCGACAACCCCGCTGGCCGGTCAGTCGCCTACGTCGGCGACGGCAACAATGTCGCTCGCTCGCTCGCGGCTGTCTGCGCCAAGCTCGGTATGACCTTCCGCCTGGCCGCGCCGTCGGGTTACGGGTTCGACGAGGCGTTCGTCGTTCAGCTCGCCGCCGACGGGCTCAAGCCCTTGTTGACCGAGGACCCCGCCGAGGCTGTCCGCGGGGTCGATGTCGTCTACACCGACACCTTCACGTCGATGGGTCAGGAGGAGGAGAAGGAAGCCCGCAAGAAGATTTTTTACGGCTATCAGGTCAACGGCGGCCTCCTGGCCCACGCTGCTGACCACGCGATCGTGCTGCACTGCATGCCCGCCTACCGCGGGGAGGAGATCACCGCGGAGGTCTTCGACGGGCCCCGGAGCCGGGCGATCCCGCAGGCGCACAACCGGCTGCACGCCCAGAAGGGCATGTTGGCGGAGCTGCTGTGCTAG
- a CDS encoding efflux RND transporter periplasmic adaptor subunit: MESTTQNNNRWWFTGGAIVIALMLIGVVLAVTGAAGDASSRSGDSDDWFDVRIQPLDLTVVATGELESQERIEIRNLVNGRPAITFIVDEGTRAVEGDILVKLDDREIRDRLESQELDVESARLDLTTADRELEIQRNEADSARKDAEVKLATAKLDIEKWRQGDVVQKQRDLQLALDKAERNVIRAARDLELSVQLFEEKFISENEKDDDEIAEIEAREALESAKLAIEIYENFEFVKQQQEKQTAVEQAEAELERVIAKNEARMARYESDVRSKQRTLELREQGLAETRDQLEKTVIKAPAPGLVVYASSVGDSWRRGDPMAVGREVRNNETIIFLPDINRMTAVLKVHEALLPQVKIGQKAVVNIDARPNSPVDGEVSVIGVTADSGGWLNPDLREYKVRINLPEGFDASLKPAMRLSGEIFTGRIDDALTVPIQAVHAEGGGYHVYTPTGDGRVEATPVSIGQANDTMVQIVEGIEEGQRVLLRTPRASELVERQIEVAAAEAAE; the protein is encoded by the coding sequence ATGGAATCCACTACTCAGAACAACAATCGATGGTGGTTCACCGGCGGAGCCATCGTCATCGCACTCATGCTCATCGGCGTCGTGCTCGCCGTGACTGGAGCCGCCGGGGACGCCTCCTCTCGATCGGGCGATTCAGATGACTGGTTCGACGTTCGCATCCAACCCCTCGACCTCACCGTCGTCGCCACCGGCGAACTCGAATCCCAGGAACGCATCGAGATCAGAAACCTGGTCAACGGACGACCCGCCATCACCTTCATCGTCGACGAGGGAACCCGTGCGGTCGAGGGCGACATCCTCGTCAAACTCGATGACCGAGAAATCCGTGATCGCCTCGAATCTCAGGAACTCGACGTCGAATCCGCACGACTCGACCTGACCACCGCCGACCGCGAACTCGAAATCCAGCGCAACGAAGCCGATTCAGCCAGAAAAGACGCAGAGGTCAAACTCGCGACGGCGAAACTCGACATCGAGAAGTGGCGGCAGGGCGATGTCGTTCAGAAGCAGCGAGATCTTCAGCTCGCCCTTGATAAAGCAGAACGAAACGTCATCCGCGCCGCTCGAGACCTTGAGCTTAGCGTCCAACTCTTTGAAGAAAAGTTCATCAGCGAAAACGAGAAGGATGACGACGAGATCGCCGAGATCGAGGCCCGCGAAGCCCTCGAATCCGCCAAACTCGCCATCGAAATCTACGAGAACTTCGAGTTTGTCAAGCAACAGCAGGAAAAGCAGACCGCTGTCGAGCAGGCCGAAGCCGAACTCGAAAGAGTCATCGCCAAAAACGAAGCCAGGATGGCTCGCTACGAATCCGATGTCCGCAGTAAACAGCGCACCCTCGAACTCCGCGAACAGGGACTCGCCGAAACCCGCGACCAACTCGAGAAGACCGTGATCAAAGCCCCCGCACCCGGACTCGTGGTCTACGCCAGCTCCGTTGGTGACTCTTGGCGACGTGGCGATCCGATGGCTGTCGGCAGAGAAGTCCGCAATAACGAAACCATCATCTTCCTCCCCGACATCAACCGCATGACCGCCGTCCTTAAAGTCCACGAGGCCCTCCTGCCCCAGGTGAAGATCGGCCAGAAAGCCGTTGTGAACATTGACGCTCGCCCCAACAGCCCGGTCGACGGCGAGGTTTCGGTCATCGGCGTCACCGCCGACTCCGGCGGATGGCTCAACCCCGATCTCCGTGAATACAAGGTCCGTATCAACCTCCCCGAAGGCTTCGACGCCAGTCTCAAACCGGCCATGCGACTCTCAGGCGAGATCTTCACCGGTCGCATCGACGATGCCCTGACTGTCCCCATCCAGGCCGTCCACGCCGAGGGCGGCGGATACCACGTCTACACGCCCACTGGCGATGGGCGCGTCGAAGCCACCCCTGTCAGCATCGGACAGGCCAACGACACGATGGTCCAGATCGTCGAGGGCATCGAAGAAGGCCAACGCGTGCTCCTGCGCACGCCACGCGCCAGCGAACTGGTCGAACGCCAAATCGAGGTCGCCGCCGCAGAAGCCGCTGAGTAA